A stretch of the Cytobacillus luteolus genome encodes the following:
- a CDS encoding DUF5667 domain-containing protein — protein sequence MKNVLSKKALALILAGSLTLPSGVAFASEDANVEAEVQSETTIQAEVPSLIPGDFFYFLKEVLENIQLALTVDNIKEAELLAKFSAERLAEAEALFAANETEAALETINKALEFMEEVEITIDENVEEDANVETEVEQTQEESVIEDTEEATEEETTEVVVEEEVTEEVATKEEGSEEVTIEEKYAHLEEYATQNIIALTAAMEKVKNPVAKAALAKNIEKSYKKLALKLEILAEIYAEADAKEEEDNTEETAVSEGTEIEVEVETEVADSTTETVTEEEIVSELEVDLNLPELPIVTPVVSKDTAKEIKNAIKEKKQEAKEERKKNREEAKEERKKNKEEAKENRNQGKGNGNSEENRGKGNN from the coding sequence ATGAAAAATGTATTATCAAAAAAAGCATTGGCTCTTATTCTTGCAGGATCTCTAACTTTACCGTCTGGTGTAGCATTTGCTAGTGAAGATGCAAATGTAGAAGCTGAAGTACAATCAGAAACAACAATACAAGCAGAAGTACCTTCTCTTATCCCTGGAGACTTCTTTTACTTCCTTAAAGAAGTGTTAGAGAACATTCAATTAGCTCTAACTGTTGATAACATAAAAGAAGCTGAATTACTTGCTAAATTCAGTGCTGAACGTTTAGCTGAAGCAGAAGCTTTATTTGCAGCGAATGAAACAGAGGCTGCCTTAGAAACAATCAATAAAGCACTTGAATTTATGGAAGAAGTAGAAATTACAATTGATGAAAATGTAGAAGAAGATGCAAACGTAGAAACAGAAGTAGAGCAAACTCAAGAGGAATCTGTAATTGAAGATACTGAGGAAGCTACTGAAGAAGAAACAACTGAGGTTGTGGTTGAAGAGGAAGTAACTGAAGAAGTAGCAACTAAAGAAGAAGGTTCTGAAGAAGTAACAATAGAAGAAAAATATGCACACTTAGAAGAATATGCAACACAAAATATCATTGCTTTAACTGCAGCAATGGAGAAAGTAAAGAATCCTGTAGCAAAAGCTGCACTAGCTAAAAACATTGAAAAAAGCTATAAGAAATTAGCTTTAAAACTGGAGATCTTAGCAGAAATATATGCTGAAGCAGATGCGAAAGAAGAAGAAGATAATACTGAAGAAACTGCAGTAAGTGAAGGTACTGAAATTGAAGTAGAAGTTGAGACTGAAGTTGCAGACTCAACAACTGAAACAGTAACTGAAGAAGAGATTGTTTCTGAACTTGAAGTAGATTTAAACCTACCTGAATTGCCTATCGTAACACCAGTCGTTTCTAAGGACACTGCAAAAGAAATTAAAAATGCTATTAAAGAGAAAAAACAAGAAGCTAAAGAAGAGAGAAAGAAAAATAGAGAAGAAGCTAAGGAAGAAAGAAAGAAAAACAAAGAAGAAGCAAAAGAAAATCGTAATCAAGGTAAAGGAAACGGAAATTCAGAAGAAAACAGAGGTAAAGGAAACAATTAA
- the sigI gene encoding RNA polymerase sigma factor SigI has translation MLSLLFNIGKKRNSLEDEILLIQEGNSRLQNKLIKKYKPFIAKTVSSVCKRYIDETDDEFSIGLIAFNEAIEKYSVDKGSSLLSFAELLIKRRVIDYIRKEARVKTVTLVAANDNGEENVQSKIESDLSIDDYEKKIQQEHRKEEIIHFQKVLVEFGLTFSELVENSPKHADARQNAMLVAKTLVEEEGLIQVLFDKKQLPIKQLEAKVDVSRKTIERNRKYIIAMAIIMVGDYLYLKDYIKGVLEA, from the coding sequence ATGCTTAGCTTACTTTTTAATATTGGGAAGAAAAGAAATTCATTAGAAGATGAAATTCTTCTTATCCAAGAAGGAAATTCACGATTACAAAACAAGCTTATTAAAAAATATAAACCATTTATTGCGAAGACTGTATCTTCTGTTTGCAAAAGATATATAGATGAAACAGATGATGAATTTAGCATTGGTCTCATCGCATTTAATGAAGCTATTGAAAAGTACTCTGTAGATAAGGGTAGTTCATTATTATCATTTGCGGAATTACTAATTAAACGTAGAGTCATTGATTATATACGAAAAGAAGCACGAGTAAAGACCGTTACACTCGTTGCAGCTAATGATAATGGTGAAGAAAATGTTCAATCAAAAATAGAATCTGATCTTTCCATCGATGACTATGAAAAAAAGATACAACAAGAGCACAGAAAAGAAGAAATTATCCATTTTCAAAAGGTGCTAGTTGAATTCGGGTTAACGTTTTCGGAGCTTGTAGAAAATTCACCGAAGCATGCTGATGCAAGGCAAAATGCGATGCTTGTGGCGAAAACACTGGTAGAAGAGGAAGGCCTTATTCAGGTATTATTTGATAAAAAACAGTTACCAATTAAGCAATTAGAGGCAAAAGTTGATGTAAGTAGAAAAACTATAGAGAGAAATCGTAAATATATAATTGCTATGGCCATTATTATGGTGGGGGATTACTTGTATCTAAAAGATTATATAAAGGGGGTGCTCGAGGCATGA
- a CDS encoding anti-sigma factor domain-containing protein, translating into MRKGVIMEINSDFLTMLTPEGEFLKARKQDNHYEIGEEIDFFPITVTAVDTPKKRWFQLNRLRVALMSSAAAILFFITVIPQMMANPVYAYMTIDINPSFEIGLNNELNVVSLDALNNDGENILQEYPNWENQHIDEVTEVIISKSREQGYLIDGQEVLITTILNEEKIAEVSEKLAKEIQLISTTYKQKQIEITAVESDIATREKAQKQGVSTGRLLQLENKLPVKEKVEAPEDNTGEKPADDDKVEIVKEADEKKVEKTISDAEKKLEKEIEKAVKEAEKAIDKDKKKDEVLDKVKSNIDNSNMPDHIKERLKNKLEEKRSKDKGKDRNKDDDDDDDDDDKPGKGKGRDKDDD; encoded by the coding sequence ATGAGAAAAGGCGTAATAATGGAAATAAACAGTGACTTCTTAACAATGCTAACACCAGAAGGTGAATTTCTTAAAGCGAGAAAACAAGATAATCACTATGAGATCGGGGAAGAAATTGATTTTTTTCCAATAACAGTTACAGCGGTGGATACACCTAAAAAGAGATGGTTCCAATTAAATAGACTTAGAGTTGCTCTAATGAGTTCTGCAGCAGCCATTTTATTTTTCATCACAGTTATACCACAAATGATGGCAAACCCTGTGTATGCCTATATGACAATTGATATCAATCCAAGTTTTGAAATTGGTTTAAATAATGAGTTGAATGTAGTAAGCCTTGACGCACTAAATAATGATGGGGAAAATATACTTCAAGAATATCCAAACTGGGAGAATCAACATATCGATGAAGTTACTGAAGTAATTATTAGTAAGAGTCGCGAACAGGGATATCTAATTGATGGGCAAGAAGTTCTAATCACTACTATTCTTAATGAAGAAAAGATTGCGGAAGTTAGCGAAAAGCTAGCAAAGGAAATTCAATTAATCTCAACAACCTATAAACAGAAACAGATTGAAATCACGGCTGTTGAGAGTGACATTGCAACTAGAGAGAAAGCTCAGAAGCAAGGGGTATCTACTGGGAGATTACTGCAACTGGAAAATAAATTACCTGTTAAAGAAAAGGTAGAAGCACCTGAAGACAACACAGGTGAAAAACCTGCAGATGATGACAAAGTGGAAATTGTAAAAGAAGCAGATGAGAAAAAAGTCGAAAAAACTATATCTGATGCTGAGAAGAAGTTAGAAAAAGAAATCGAAAAAGCTGTAAAAGAGGCAGAAAAAGCGATTGATAAGGATAAAAAGAAAGATGAAGTCCTTGATAAAGTAAAATCCAATATAGATAACTCAAATATGCCTGATCACATTAAAGAGAGATTAAAAAACAAACTAGAAGAAAAACGTTCTAAGGATAAAGGCAAAGATAGAAATAAAGATGATGATGATGACGATGACGATGATGATAAGCCTGGCAAAGGAAAAGGTCGAGATAAAGATGATGACTAA
- a CDS encoding alpha/beta-type small acid-soluble spore protein translates to MARSNKLLVPGVEQSLNAFKEEIAQEFGVKLGSDTTARANGSVGGEITKRLIAQAQAQNLK, encoded by the coding sequence ATGGCTAGAAGCAATAAACTACTTGTTCCTGGAGTTGAACAATCACTTAATGCATTTAAAGAAGAGATTGCTCAAGAATTTGGGGTTAAACTTGGCTCAGACACTACAGCCCGTGCTAATGGCTCAGTTGGTGGAGAAATCACAAAACGTCTGATTGCTCAAGCTCAGGCACAAAACCTTAAATAA
- a CDS encoding DUF1836 domain-containing protein — MKTFQCNRLMLSQVFTLLRAGTIDECFSVIKEANDVGLNEQIGLLSILKKFKRRGNSTYGFSLNEIATIGNQIEFAGVTSTAVANWVKRDVKDLIGSPLNGKKYSIDQAVIILIVEDLKMVLDFDSIRKVLSLVFNNLEDRHDDLIDPVSFYNGYAFIYDKVSQTTLGTSDKTRVEKEAHKYIEDHCTLQPQEQEIVKNVMVLAIFAVHASAYKMRAHHYLQTTLQMGD, encoded by the coding sequence ATGAAGACATTTCAATGTAATCGACTGATGTTATCACAGGTTTTCACTTTACTAAGAGCTGGAACTATCGATGAATGTTTCTCTGTCATTAAAGAGGCAAATGATGTTGGTCTAAATGAGCAAATTGGACTTTTATCTATCCTGAAGAAATTTAAAAGAAGGGGTAACAGTACCTATGGTTTTTCTTTGAATGAAATAGCCACTATAGGAAACCAAATCGAATTTGCAGGTGTTACCTCTACTGCAGTTGCGAATTGGGTCAAACGTGACGTTAAGGATTTGATTGGTTCCCCATTGAATGGGAAAAAGTATTCTATTGATCAAGCGGTTATAATTCTTATTGTTGAAGACTTAAAAATGGTATTAGATTTCGATTCCATTCGAAAAGTACTTTCCCTTGTTTTTAATAACTTAGAAGATCGACATGATGATTTAATTGACCCCGTTTCTTTTTATAATGGATATGCTTTTATCTATGACAAAGTGAGTCAAACTACTCTCGGTACTTCGGATAAAACAAGGGTTGAGAAGGAAGCACACAAATATATTGAAGATCATTGTACCTTACAACCACAAGAACAGGAAATTGTAAAAAATGTTATGGTTTTAGCTATTTTCGCTGTCCATGCCTCTGCCTATAAAATGCGAGCTCATCATTATTTGCAGACGACCTTACAAATGGGAGATTAA